One Elaeis guineensis isolate ETL-2024a chromosome 10, EG11, whole genome shotgun sequence genomic window carries:
- the LOC105052261 gene encoding protein NUCLEAR FUSION DEFECTIVE 4: protein MSSPSPAQWLSLVGAIWLQTINGANSDFPVYSSQLKDLKSISQVQLNFLAFASDAGKLFGWFSGVAAIFLPLWLVSVIGATFGLIGYGMQFLFLENTHLSYWHLFMLTVLAGNGICWINTGCYLICIQNFPSDSHVAVGLSTSYVGLSAKVYTVVADAIFRRQPSNSAKAYLLLNATVPMLVTLLVSPFLRTTETKNKARSSWGFMVMFAITLATGICAVFGSIESESREHVISLGLLLIAPLGIPLYMKYKEGIEGIWWNKRERRVHDITVDEVETGERVIDLELEGRAEDGKVEGSVEVGGLQLLRKVDFWLYFFSYMFSATLGLVFLNNLGQIAESRRFSKTSTLVSLSSSFGFFGRLMPSFWDYHSTKSGYMVSRPAFMATLMAPMAGAFFLLLNPSRLFLYLSTAIIGACTGAITSIAVSATPELFGTKHFGVNHNIVVTNIPIGSLVFGYFAALLYKSGAEGSHSCTGSGCYEKTFIIWGSTCSLATLLCTVLYARTRKFC from the exons ATGTCTTCTCCTTCCCCTGCTCAATGGCTGAGCTTGGTTGGGGCCATCTGGCTCCAAACCATTAATGGAGCAAACTCTGACTTCCCAGTCTATTCATCCCAGCTCAAAGATCTTAAATCAATCTCTCAAGTCCAGCTCAATTTCCTTGCTTTCGCCTCTGACGCTGGAAAGCTCTTTGGCTGGTTTTCTGGTGTTGCTGCCATTTTTCTTCCCCTCTGGTTGGTTTCAGTGATTGGTGCAACTTTTGGGCTGATAGGCTATGGCATGCAGTTTCTCTTCCTAGAGAACACTCATCTATCCTACTGGCATCTCTTCATGCTCACTGTCCTTGCTGGAAATGGCATATGTTGGATCAACACTGGCTGCTACCTAATCTGTATCCAAAATTTTCCTTCTGATAGCCATGTTGCAGTTGGGCTATCCACAAGCTATGTTGGTTTGAGTGCCAAGGTCTACACGGTTGTGGCCGATGCAATCTTCCGACGACAGCCCAGTAATAGTGCCAAGGCATATCTCCTCCTCAATGCCACCGTACCCATGCTAGTTACTCTTTTAGTTTCACCATTTCTACGCACGACAGAGACCAAAAACAAAGCAAGATCGAGTTGGGGGTTCATGGTGATGTTTGCCATAACACTCGCAACTGGAATTTGTGCAGTTTTTGGCAGCATCGAGTCTGAATCAAGAGAGCATGTGATAAGCCTAGGATTGCTTTTGATTGCTCCTTTGGGGATCCCTTTGTACATGAAGTATAAAGAAGGCATAGAAGGGATATGGTGGAacaagagggagaggagagtTCATGATATTACTGTGGATGAGGTTGAAACTGGAGAGAGAGTTATTGATCTCGAGTTGGAAGGGCGGGCTGAAGATGGGAAAGTAGAAGGGTCAGTGGAAGTTGGAGGCCTTCAACTGTTAAGAAAGGTCGACTTTTGGTTGTATTTCTTCAGTTACATGTTCAGTGCTACGTTGGGTTTGGTCTTCTTGAACAACTTGGGACAGATAGCAGAGTCTCGTCGGTTCTCGAAGACTTCCACTCTCGTCTCCCTGTCTTCTTCTTTCGGTTTCTTCGGTCGTCTCATGCCATCTTTCTGGGACTACCATTCAACAAA AAGTGGGTACATGGTGTCAAGGCCAGCATTCATGGCCACACTGATGGCTCCAATGGCAGGAGCCTTCTTCCTACTTCTAAATCCAAGCAGACTTTTCTTGTACCTCAGCACTGCTATTATTGGCGCATGCACTGGGGCAATTACCTCTATTGCCGTCTCAGCAACTCCTGAGCTGTTTGGTACCAAGCATTTTGGCGTGAACCACAACATTGTTGTCACAAATATACCCATAGGGTCTTTAGTCTTTGGTTACTTTGCTGCTCTTCTTTACAAGAGCGGAGCTGAAGGAAGCCATAGCTGCACTGGGAGTGGATGCTACGAGAAAACCTTCATCATATGGGGTTCCACTTGTTCCCTCGCTACTCTTCTTTGTACAGTCCTTTATGCCCGAACTCGAAAGTTCTGCTGA